Genomic window (Capricornis sumatraensis isolate serow.1 chromosome 16, serow.2, whole genome shotgun sequence):
AAGCAGTCTGACTGAATCTGGAGTCATCGCTACAGGGGGCAGAGGTGAAAGGTCAGATCGACATGCCTCTAAGCGGTTTCCTACCTGCTCTGTTAATTTCTAAAATCTCTTCCTGGGCCAGCGGGCATGTGTCACTCTGAGTACTGTGATGTGGAGAGTTTACGACAGATTTACAATAATTGGGAGATCCCAGCTGCGGTGGCCGCGGaatatgcttcttttttttctttggtagTTTCTGCTTAGCCATGGCTAAGGAGTAATACATCCCAAAATTGTTCACGATGACGGGCACAGGCATGGCGATGGTCAGCACGCCCGCCAGCGCACACAGTGCTCCCACCAGCATGCCGGACCACGTCTGCGGGTACATGTCTCCGTAGCCCAGCGTCGTCATGgtgaccacagcccaccagaaGCCGATGGGGATGTTCTTAAAGTGGGTGTGCTCACTGGCGCTGGGGTCATTGGGCTGAGCCCCTATCCTCTCGGCATAGTAGATCATGGTGGCGAAGATCAGGACGCCCAGAGCCAGGAAGATGATGAGCAGTAAGAACTCATTGGTGCTGGCTCGTAGAGTGTGGCCCAAGACCCGGAGCCCCACGAAGTGGCGGGTCAGCTTGAAGATGCGCAGGATACGCACGAAGCGGACGACGCGCAGGAAGCCCAGCACATCCTTGGCAGCCTTAGAGGACAGGCCGCTCAGGCCCACCTCCAGGTAGAAGGGGAGGATGGCCACAAAGTCTATGATGTTGAGCGAGTTCTTGATGAACTCCACCTTGTTGGGGCAGAAGACCACACGCATGAGGAACTCGAAGGTGAACCAGACCACGCAGACGCCCTCGATGTAGGTGAGGAAGGCCTCCGTCTCCGCCTCCCGGTAGTAGCGCACTTGCGTGCCGTTCCGCACGTTCTCGATCTCCGTCTTGTTCACGATGGGGTTGAAGCGCTCGTGGGTCTCCAGGCAGAAGGTAGTGATGGAGACCAGGATGAAGAACAGGGAGGCAAAGGCCACATACTGTGGAGGAGAAACACACAGTGTCAGAGGGGAGGCCCTACCCCCAAAGCAGAGAGACTGGGTACCTCTGGGCCAGGTCCAGTCTGGGGCCAGGCGGGGCAAGATGCCTGCAGGACGCCCCTTCTGACATGGGCCAGGCAGGCAGGCTACCGTTCCCTCTTCAGAGCGTGGAGTATGGGGTTAAGAGACCTGAAGGGTTAAGAGGCTGTGGCGGAGATTTCGCTGTCTTGACAaatgcctttcctttcttcctggatGAGTGGCTAGACCATAATTTCCCAGCCTGCCCTCCAGGCTGGGCGGGGTCACATGACTGGTCTCAGGCCAGTGCACAAAAGGGTGTGCGTGAAGGCCCACCCTGGCTCACAAAACCTTCCTGCTCAACCTTTCatgccctctctctttccctgatTGCCAGTCAAATGCTGAAGCCCAAGGAAGCCAGCAGGGCCACCATAAGTAGCTGGGTCCCTGGAAAGACACCTACTAAATACACGGGTGGGAAATGAACTTCTACTTTGTTGAGACGTTGCACTCTAGATGTGATTTATTAAAGCATTTAGTACCCCACCCCACCACTGATAAAAGTGACCTAGGTGGCTGAGGCTGAGGTTGGCAAAGAAAGGAGGGTAGGGAAGCTATGGTGGAGCCAGGCCCCACAAAGGCCACATTTCCCACCTTTCTTCCATCCCTAGGCTAGGCTGTTCACTCTCTTTTTCATGGACCTGTACCTCATGCAGGCAGTCTCTTCATATTCTATCCTATGTTGAATTGCAAAGATGTATCTTCCCCAAGGCCTCACACAACTCCCCTACCCACTTCTCTCTATTGTCCCAGGAACTCACATTGTGTATTGGAAGTGAGTTACCCATCCTGGAGATACAGAAATAAAGACTAAATAGTCATTTGTCAGAGATACTGGGTTGAAGATTCAGGCATAAGGAGAATGGGACCAGGGGTCCTCAAATGCACCATAAACCATAGAGATGGCTTTGCTCCTGCTGCGGCCGGCTGGCCCCAGGGgaagtgggtgggtgggaggaaggaagaagctgCTGGGGAACTGAGGTTTTCCAAACATACGTGGGTGCCTGGTCCTTTCAGATCCCCCACCCgggtgagaaggaaatggccaggaTAACCCAGTCTGTCCAGAATGGCCTGCTGTGGACCTGCCCCCTGAGAGAGGTTCAGGAGACCTTGTGGTTTGGTTCCGTCACTCTCACCCCCATCTGATgacccactgggctcctccagcCACAAGCAAACATGGGTACCCtaggaaagaaaatcaagcagCTGTCAGAGTTTCAAACCTTCCCTCTCAGACTGAATTCCAGACAAGGGCTCTTCTTACAGCCTTCAGTGTGGGATCATGGAACTTTAACACTGCCCTTGGTAGATGAACCCTGGCCAGGGGATTCTTCTCCAGGAACCCAGCCTTCATGTTCCTGCTGCTTCCCTCCCCTCTGgactcccctcctcccagcctgacAAGACTGGCTGACCGTCACCATGAACGGTGTAAGGCCATTTCCCTGGAGGCGGTTCTGGGCTACAGACTAGAATGGGTGGCAAGTTCATTCTCCAGAGCTGCCTTCACAGAAAACTTCAAGGAGTGCCAAGGTGCCACTCTTCATCTGCCACAAGAGGCAGCCGTGCTGCTTCTAGTAATTTCTTTGGTTTGTATTGACGTAGCTCCCCACTCGGTGGTGACCCTGTCTGGGTCGACCGTGGCCATCCTGACACCCAACCTAGCACAGATCTAGAAATGAAGAACTGTGTGGACCTTCAAAGACACATTCCAGGTTGAcagaaagggagaggagaggggaagggacaaAGTCAGCATTTTAGAATACCAGAGTAAGAGCAGCCTTCAGAGATTATCTGGTCCAAGACACTGCATGCTATAAATGGGAAGTCTGGGGCACAGAAACAGGAAATGATCTACCCAAGCCACTCATCATGGCATGCTGGCTCCTGCTGGCTTTAGAGAGTCatgcaatttttaaaaccttGATACTTGACTACTATCAAGTGTGACCCCTCTGCcttcttccttccatccatccttccttcttccctttctttgtttcttcctttctttatccCTTTAACCCACTCATCCTTCCTTctaccctctctccctcctttttaTCCACATATTCACTTatccttcttttctccctccttctaTCCCTTCCTTtgctcctcctcccttctctccctcttttccatctgacatgcatttattcattcgtctcttccttctctctttttccttcctccctccctcccttccttccacctACCCATCTATCTacctgtccatccatccacccatccatacttttttccttccattccTCACTGAGCGCCAGGCTATGCCCAGCACAGAGTGCAATAAGACCTcagccctgcccccagggagCCCCCTGCACAGCTGAAGATaaaggacacacacagagacaagtAAAATGCAGTGGGTTGAAAAGATGAGCCCCCATCAGCCCTGTGACGTACATGGGGTTTGGACAAGATGGGGGCAGTGCGGGGACTTAAGCCAGGTTTTCTGACTCTGGAAATAGCACTTTAAGGGTCCAGATAGTGCTGACCTGGGACACCAGAGGGGCAGGCCAGGAAAGCAAACTGGAAGCCACTGGAAGAGGTCACCAACTCTGATCCAGGTTCATCCAGCTCCAGCACTTTTTCCTTTAGCAGTTGTCAAAGCTCTTGGAGCCAAGAACATTTCCCCAAATGCTGGGTATTTGGCCTCAGATTTCCTCTGAAGGGCCCCATCTTAGAGCTTGGAATTCACAGCCCAGACTCCCAGGGCCAGGTCATGTTCCTGCCCTGGTCTTTTTGAGAGAGGAGAGGGACATGGACACTGTGAGTTTCTAAACAATGCCGAGAGGCTGGGCCTGCTGCACCTCTGGGCTCCTGATCCCAGCCAGTGGTGGAAGGCAGGAGGCGCtgcctctcctctctgctccatCAGCCATGGCATCCCCTTCTTAAATTGTCCCACAGCTGtcctcctctgtcccctccacGCACATGGGACTCTCTCTCAATGGGGTCACAGCATATGGTAGGCTTCAATCTCAGCCACGAGTACAGCATCCACCCAGTTATCAGAGGGGACAACCACCGGAATCCCAGCTCTCTGCTTGGCCATCTGGCCACAGAGAAAAGCCCTGACTTCTCAGCCTAGCCTGTGAGGATCCCTGTGCCCTGACCGCATTGACTTCCCAGGGACCTCTCCCTGCAAGCACCCAACATTCTTGCCACATGCAACCCTCTGCCATTTCTGACCTTCCATCTCGGTGTCTCTGCACCTGCTGCCCTTTCCTCCAGGGTGTTCCTGCTGATCTCCAAGTGGAAAAACCCATCTACCCATCAGTGCCCCACTAAGTAGCCCTTCTCTTGGGACACCTCTCCCGGAGAGACTTCTTGGCCCTGAGGCCCTTAGGAGGCAGCAAATgaagtccccccaccccaccgcccaAGGAGCCTCTAAACTTCCCCCAGGGAGGAAGCGAGGCTGTCTCCAACTTGTGCTCATTAGTGCTTGGGGAGCCTCACAGGAACAGCCCAGAGAGGGCACGGATGTCCCTGGGGGCTTCTCACTTCCTCCCAGGTGCCCTCAAAGGCCCTCAGAGCTCTACACCCATTGGCTCTTCTTGAACAACAGGTCTTgacaggaaaactgaggcccaggaagcaATCAGGTCTTCTGAAATTAGGATAGACAAATCCTGGGTTCTCAGGGATCAATGGCCATccctttcagattctttcctctctgggccccagtgACCAAGGAGTGGGGGTGCTGGGGTGGGCAGCAGCGATCAGCCTTAGAGTCAGATACTAGCTGGGGAGGTGGAAGTCAGGCTTCCTAGGCTCTGCTGCTGGCACCTAGTCCCTTATCACAGGCAGGGCCCCAGCAACATCTGGGTCCAAGTGGGCCCTTTGGATCACTGTGGAGAAAAGTGCCCCAGCTTGCTCAGACTGCCACAATCTCCTAAGCCTAGCGACTAGCAAGTCAGCCCAGTGCATCAAAGCCAAAGCAAGAGCCCATGGCCAAGCAAGTTCCTAGTGCCCTCCCGCCCATCCTCGGGGAAGCTGAgccaggaaggagagaggagaagctgTCTAAGCTAaaggcctggggcttccctggtggtctagccattaagaatctgcctgccaatgcagggactcgggtttgatccctggttggggaaggtcCCACGTGCCGTGGCAACTGAGACTGTTCACCACAGctacggagcctgtgctctagagcccatgagctgcaactgccAAAGCCCACACGCcccacagcctgtgctctgcaacaagaagggCTGCCGTAAGGAGAAGCCCAAGCAAAGAAGAGCAGCCCcgactcgccacaactagagaaagcccgtgcacagtaacaaagacccagtacatccattaaaaaaaagaagaagaagctaaAAGGCCTACTGTGCACCTTTAACCTTACCACAGAGCTGGTGAGACAGGTGGTTGTACCTTATTGTGCcaaaaaggaaacagagaggTTCAGGGACTAAACCAAGGTTTAGGGCTACTGATGAAGCTGAGGCTTGGACCCAAGTTGATCTGGCTCCACTGTCTAAGCTCTGTCCACCACCAGAGATGCCAAAGCTTTGGGGGCTAAAAACACAGCTCTGTGCACTAGGGAGCTGGCCTTGATGGGGTCCGATTGGCTCAGTCTTGGAGCTTGACACCCATACCTCGGACTCCCTGAGGTCAGGTTATGTCTGTCCCCAGTGAGAGAGAGAACCAGCATACCTGAATCCACAGGCTGGAGCCAAGAATGCCTGAAATGGTCTTGGGCCTCGGTGCCCAGTGCTCGCTAGTGCCTGGGGCGGGGAGGCTGCCCCATCTTGCTCGGGGAATCAATGCCGACAGCAGCCTCAGATGCCCCAGCCTGCATCTCTGGCCCACCGTGTTCTGGCAGACCCAGAGAGGGCAGGCTGAGAGACGACCACAACTTGTTCAGGGAGCTCAGCCAGAGGGACAGGGTGGATGCACAAGGATGGGGAGTTCCCAGAATCAGCTGACCCCTGGCAGGGAGGGAACCTCTGCCTGGCAGGCTCAGGCAGTGAGCCTTAGGAGCTGTCCCTGCGACACCCTGGGCTGGCACACAGAGTCCAAGCTATGGGTGTCAAGCTCCAAGATCGAGTCATCCAGACACAGTTAAGGCCAGCTCCCTTGTGCACAGAGCTGTGTTTTTAGCCCCCAAAGCTGGCTGGAATATAGGAGCTGCCGTCAAGGACTGGGCACCTGAGGACGGTCACCCCCAGACACACACTGCTGCCCAGAGTAGGCACCTGACCCATTACCTAAGCACACACCTGTGACGAGTGACCACACAAACTACAGCCCAGGGtcctgaccacacacacacagaaaacacagGGCAGACGGATTGTACTGGAACACGTCACTGCCCATCGGGCACGAGCACGCAGGCACTGTGCCATGAGGCACACACCCACACAGCCCCCACACTCCCTCTGCGTATACACTCAGAGCACATGGATGGTCACCACACAGCATGCCTCCTACAAACACCCCGAATGCCGGGCGTCGCTGCACAGCTGgcccctcctctgcctgcctcacCCCTGCTGGGTGTGACTGACTCAATGTCTGACTCTCCCACAGGATGGCAGTCCCAGCCTGCCTCAGCCTCCCCAGCCTTCCCTGATGCCCtcagcctgcctccctgcccagacTCCTGATTTCCTATCCCTAGACCTGCCTGTCACCCACCAATTCCTGATTTCCTGCCATTTGTCAGACCCTATCCTTTCTCCCCAGCCCTCTCCAGCAGCAGTGGCTATATGCCCCCATATCGAGGACCCAGACCAGCTGGAGGGCTGAGCCTCCTGAGCGTCTAGTCTAACAGGCGGCCACAAAGGGAGCTTTGCctggcagcccagggccagccgtCACCCAGTCTGGCCGCACCTCAGAGGTTACTCTGAGAAATTTCAAGACAGTGCAGGCAATATTGCCTGATAAGGCAGCATAAACCCAAACTGGTAGTTctggcttttcttctttctttttttcagaatcaCAAACTGTGAGAGACCCACCAATTGTGTTCTAGAAAGAGGTAGCCATGGCAACAGAGAGAGGCATCCTGTTTCTATGGTAACCAGGGTGGTGAGACTGTTGGCTGTAAAGTCAGACAAACCTACTAACGATCTGTTGACTTAAGAAGATGTTTTATAAATCACCAAGTTATTTTTATCGTAACCCCACCCCTAAAACTATAAATCAGAAAGGCAATTTACTATCTATTAAAATGACCAAGATGTGCTGTGACtttcattataaattatttatatcacAGTCATCTTTAGAAAATTGTGCTTGTCTTTCAGAACAGTTCAGGGGTTCACTGTGGGGAATCTGTGTTCTTGCAGTTTGGCATTCCAGAAGTAAGGCCATGGTTGTGATGTGGTGCATGGGCCAACATGCTGATCTGGCCATTCCctcgctgtgtgaccttggcagatcacctcccctctctgagcctcagtttcatcttGGTACAGTAGGGCTGGACTTGGTCACTTCTGAGGATTCTGACACTGGGCAAGGCTCCAGCCAGTGGGACTAATCAGGGGAGTCCTGGCTGGTGTCCAGGCCCCAAGCCCCTAGAGGCGTCAGGTCAGTTTTTCTGCCTAATTAAATCTGCCCAGCAGGGGTGTGCTGCGTTTAAGTTAATCCATGCGGAGTCAGTGATGCAGAGCAAGCGGGATGGCCAATTGGCCTAAATAAATTGTCAGTTGAGTTGAGTTTGGAAACTGAATTAGGCTTGTCTGGACTTCCTTGGGCTGGGCATGCCCACACTGTGCTGGCCTAGCTGAGGGCTCTGAGGGGGACAGGAGGCTCTTTGGGGTCCATCTCCTTTTTGGTCCATTAATAAATGCCTCCACTATGAATGCCCAGTCAGAGGTCTGGCTGCATCCTGAGTGCTCTGTCCAGCATCCGCATTCCAGCCCTGGTCCTTCTCACTGATTCTGCCCTCTTGGCACCCAGTTCAGGGAGCAGCAGGCAGGAGATGCTTCCCATTGTACTATACATCTGACTTGTCAAAGGAGGCAGCTGCTGGAGCAAAAACGGCTGGACCTCGAGGTGAGACCAGCTTGAGTTTGGAGCCTGGCCCGGATGGTGACCTTGGACAGCACCCCTTTCTGAGCCTTCATTCCTGGACAGGGAGAGGGTAGATAATATCCCCTGCCTCTGGGTGGCTGTGATTAAGAAGAAACAgcacacag
Coding sequences:
- the KCNC1 gene encoding voltage-gated potassium channel KCNC1; the protein is MGQGDESERIVINVGGTRHQTYRSTLRTLPGTRLAWLAEPDAHSHFDYDPRADEFFFDRHPGVFAHILNYYRTGKLHCPADVCGPLYEEELAFWGIDETDVEPCCWMTYRQHRDAEEALDSFGGAPLDNSADDADADGPGDSGDGEDELEMTKRLALSDSPDGRPGGFWRRWQPRIWALFEDPYSSRYARYVAFASLFFILVSITTFCLETHERFNPIVNKTEIENVRNGTQVRYYREAETEAFLTYIEGVCVVWFTFEFLMRVVFCPNKVEFIKNSLNIIDFVAILPFYLEVGLSGLSSKAAKDVLGFLRVVRFVRILRIFKLTRHFVGLRVLGHTLRASTNEFLLLIIFLALGVLIFATMIYYAERIGAQPNDPSASEHTHFKNIPIGFWWAVVTMTTLGYGDMYPQTWSGMLVGALCALAGVLTIAMPVPVIVNNFGMYYSLAMAKQKLPKKKKKHIPRPPQLGSPNYCKSVVNSPHHSTQSDTCPLAQEEILEINRADSKLNGEVAKAALANEDCPHIDQALTPDEGLPFTRSGTRERYGPCFLLSTGEYACPPGGGVRKDLCKESPVIAKYMPTEAVRVT